The following are encoded together in the Euwallacea fornicatus isolate EFF26 chromosome 29, ASM4011564v1, whole genome shotgun sequence genome:
- the Csp gene encoding dnaJ homolog subfamily C member 5 homolog isoform X1: MDAKRKLSTQGDSLYEILALPKTASADEIKKTYRRLALKYHPDKNPNNPEAAEKFKEVNRAHTILSDPTRRNIYDNYGSLGLYIAEQFGEENVNAYFVVTSTWCKALFIICGIATGCYCCCCLCCCCNFCCGKCKPRPPEDTGDYHTLNREGGPSSGQPVTTQPGKRPDDGSDEDRAGSRGGSPVTSQPSPKKGPSNPIYAMPAPPTAAAGESAALNQGDVPVYTPDMRG, from the exons AACCCAAGGCGATTCACTATATGAAATCTTAGCCCTTCCAAAAACTGCTTCAGCGGAtgagattaaaaaaacttaccgtCGTTTAGCTCTGAAATACCACCCAGACAAGAATCCTAATAATCCTGAAGCTGcggaaaaatttaaggaagttAATAG AGCTCACACAATCTTAAGCGATCCAACGAGAAGAAATATCTATGATAATTATGGTTCTCTTGGGCTGTATATTGCAGAACAGTTTGGGGAAGAGAACGTAAATGCCTATTTTGTTGTGACTTCAACTTGGTGCAAG gcCCTGTTTATAATATGTGGCATCGCGACGGGATGCTACTGCTGTTGCTGCCTGTGTTGCTGTTGCAACTTTTGTTGCGGCAAATGTAAACCCAGGCCACCAGAAGATACTGGGGATTATCACACATTGAAT CGGGAGGGAGGGCCGAGTTCAGGCCAACCAGTCACCACCCAACCGGGTAAAAGACCG GATGATGGTAGTGACGAAGACAGAGCTGGATCCAGAGGGGGATCTCCTGTAACGAGTCAGCCATCACCGAAAAAAGGGCCTAGCAACCCCATTTACGCCATGCCAGCGCCACCTACGGCTGCTGCTGGCGAAAGTGCCGCTTTAAATCAAGGTGATGTACCAGTTTATACTCCTG ATATGCGCGGATAA
- the Csp gene encoding dnaJ homolog subfamily C member 5 homolog isoform X5, translating into MDAKRKLSTQGDSLYEILALPKTASADEIKKTYRRLALKYHPDKNPNNPEAAEKFKEVNRAHTILSDPTRRNIYDNYGSLGLYIAEQFGEENVNAYFVVTSTWCKALFIICGIATGCYCCCCLCCCCNFCCGKCKPRPPEDTGDYHTLNDDGSDEDRAGSRGGSPVTSQPSPKKGPSNPIYAMPAPPTAAAGESAALNQGDVPVYTPDMRG; encoded by the exons AACCCAAGGCGATTCACTATATGAAATCTTAGCCCTTCCAAAAACTGCTTCAGCGGAtgagattaaaaaaacttaccgtCGTTTAGCTCTGAAATACCACCCAGACAAGAATCCTAATAATCCTGAAGCTGcggaaaaatttaaggaagttAATAG AGCTCACACAATCTTAAGCGATCCAACGAGAAGAAATATCTATGATAATTATGGTTCTCTTGGGCTGTATATTGCAGAACAGTTTGGGGAAGAGAACGTAAATGCCTATTTTGTTGTGACTTCAACTTGGTGCAAG gcCCTGTTTATAATATGTGGCATCGCGACGGGATGCTACTGCTGTTGCTGCCTGTGTTGCTGTTGCAACTTTTGTTGCGGCAAATGTAAACCCAGGCCACCAGAAGATACTGGGGATTATCACACATTGAAT GATGATGGTAGTGACGAAGACAGAGCTGGATCCAGAGGGGGATCTCCTGTAACGAGTCAGCCATCACCGAAAAAAGGGCCTAGCAACCCCATTTACGCCATGCCAGCGCCACCTACGGCTGCTGCTGGCGAAAGTGCCGCTTTAAATCAAGGTGATGTACCAGTTTATACTCCTG ATATGCGCGGATAA
- the Csp gene encoding dnaJ homolog subfamily C member 5 homolog isoform X3, translated as MDAKRKLSTQGDSLYEILALPKTASADEIKKTYRRLALKYHPDKNPNNPEAAEKFKEVNRAHTILSDPTRRNIYDNYGSLGLYIAEQFGEENVNAYFVVTSTWCKALFIICGIATGCYCCCCLCCCCNFCCGKCKPRPPEDTGDYHTLNREGGPSSGQPVTTQPGKRPDDGSDEDRAGSRGGSPVTSQPSPKKGPSNPIYAMPAPPTAAAGESAALNQDMRG; from the exons AACCCAAGGCGATTCACTATATGAAATCTTAGCCCTTCCAAAAACTGCTTCAGCGGAtgagattaaaaaaacttaccgtCGTTTAGCTCTGAAATACCACCCAGACAAGAATCCTAATAATCCTGAAGCTGcggaaaaatttaaggaagttAATAG AGCTCACACAATCTTAAGCGATCCAACGAGAAGAAATATCTATGATAATTATGGTTCTCTTGGGCTGTATATTGCAGAACAGTTTGGGGAAGAGAACGTAAATGCCTATTTTGTTGTGACTTCAACTTGGTGCAAG gcCCTGTTTATAATATGTGGCATCGCGACGGGATGCTACTGCTGTTGCTGCCTGTGTTGCTGTTGCAACTTTTGTTGCGGCAAATGTAAACCCAGGCCACCAGAAGATACTGGGGATTATCACACATTGAAT CGGGAGGGAGGGCCGAGTTCAGGCCAACCAGTCACCACCCAACCGGGTAAAAGACCG GATGATGGTAGTGACGAAGACAGAGCTGGATCCAGAGGGGGATCTCCTGTAACGAGTCAGCCATCACCGAAAAAAGGGCCTAGCAACCCCATTTACGCCATGCCAGCGCCACCTACGGCTGCTGCTGGCGAAAGTGCCGCTTTAAATCAAG ATATGCGCGGATAA
- the Csp gene encoding dnaJ homolog subfamily C member 5 homolog isoform X2: MDAKRKLSTQGDSLYEILALPKTASADEIKKTYRRLALKYHPDKNPNNPEAAEKFKEVNRAHTILSDPTRRNIYDNYGSLGLYIAEQFGEENVNAYFVVTSTWCKALFIICGIATGCYCCCCLCCCCNFCCGKCKPRPPEDTGDYHTLNREGGPSSGQPVTTQPGKRPDDGSDEDRAGSRGGSPVTSQPSPKKGPSNPIYAMPAPPTAAAGESAALNQGDVPVYTPDLK, from the exons AACCCAAGGCGATTCACTATATGAAATCTTAGCCCTTCCAAAAACTGCTTCAGCGGAtgagattaaaaaaacttaccgtCGTTTAGCTCTGAAATACCACCCAGACAAGAATCCTAATAATCCTGAAGCTGcggaaaaatttaaggaagttAATAG AGCTCACACAATCTTAAGCGATCCAACGAGAAGAAATATCTATGATAATTATGGTTCTCTTGGGCTGTATATTGCAGAACAGTTTGGGGAAGAGAACGTAAATGCCTATTTTGTTGTGACTTCAACTTGGTGCAAG gcCCTGTTTATAATATGTGGCATCGCGACGGGATGCTACTGCTGTTGCTGCCTGTGTTGCTGTTGCAACTTTTGTTGCGGCAAATGTAAACCCAGGCCACCAGAAGATACTGGGGATTATCACACATTGAAT CGGGAGGGAGGGCCGAGTTCAGGCCAACCAGTCACCACCCAACCGGGTAAAAGACCG GATGATGGTAGTGACGAAGACAGAGCTGGATCCAGAGGGGGATCTCCTGTAACGAGTCAGCCATCACCGAAAAAAGGGCCTAGCAACCCCATTTACGCCATGCCAGCGCCACCTACGGCTGCTGCTGGCGAAAGTGCCGCTTTAAATCAAGGTGATGTACCAGTTTATACTCCTG ATTTAAAGTAA
- the Csp gene encoding dnaJ homolog subfamily C member 5 homolog isoform X4 produces MDAKRKLSTQGDSLYEILALPKTASADEIKKTYRRLALKYHPDKNPNNPEAAEKFKEVNRAHTILSDPTRRNIYDNYGSLGLYIAEQFGEENVNAYFVVTSTWCKALFIICGIATGCYCCCCLCCCCNFCCGKCKPRPPEDTGDYHTLNREGGPSSGQPVTTQPGKRPDDGSDEDRAGSRGGSPVTSQPSPKKGPSNPIYAMPAPPTAAAGESAALNQDLK; encoded by the exons AACCCAAGGCGATTCACTATATGAAATCTTAGCCCTTCCAAAAACTGCTTCAGCGGAtgagattaaaaaaacttaccgtCGTTTAGCTCTGAAATACCACCCAGACAAGAATCCTAATAATCCTGAAGCTGcggaaaaatttaaggaagttAATAG AGCTCACACAATCTTAAGCGATCCAACGAGAAGAAATATCTATGATAATTATGGTTCTCTTGGGCTGTATATTGCAGAACAGTTTGGGGAAGAGAACGTAAATGCCTATTTTGTTGTGACTTCAACTTGGTGCAAG gcCCTGTTTATAATATGTGGCATCGCGACGGGATGCTACTGCTGTTGCTGCCTGTGTTGCTGTTGCAACTTTTGTTGCGGCAAATGTAAACCCAGGCCACCAGAAGATACTGGGGATTATCACACATTGAAT CGGGAGGGAGGGCCGAGTTCAGGCCAACCAGTCACCACCCAACCGGGTAAAAGACCG GATGATGGTAGTGACGAAGACAGAGCTGGATCCAGAGGGGGATCTCCTGTAACGAGTCAGCCATCACCGAAAAAAGGGCCTAGCAACCCCATTTACGCCATGCCAGCGCCACCTACGGCTGCTGCTGGCGAAAGTGCCGCTTTAAATCAAG ATTTAAAGTAA